The Imtechella halotolerans DNA window TGGTTGTATTGCCATATCGCTAGCAAAGAGCTTAGCTAATGCTGAGGTAACAGCTATTGATATATCATCCAAAGCCTTGGAGGTGGCTAAACGCAATGCTGAAAATAATAATGCCTCTGTGATATTTATTCAGACAGATATTTTGGAGACCACGCAATTATCACAAACCTATGATGTTATAGTTTCCAATCCACCTTATGTACGTATGTTGGAAAAGGCTTCCATGAAATCAAATGTACTGGCCTATGAACCACATACGGCTTTATTTGTGGAAGATAAGAATCCGCTGATTTTTTATGAGGCGATCACTGAACTTGCGAAACGGTATCTGGAAGAAGGAGGATGGTTGTTTTTTGAGATCAATCAATATCTCGGGGTAGAGATGAAGGAGTTGCTCGCAAAACATCAGTTTAAAAATAGTAGTTTACAAAAAGATATGTACGGTAATGACCGTATGATAAAAGCACAAAAATAGTATATGAAAGGGGTACAAGAACGCATAGGCAGATTGCGAGAAGAATTGGAACAGCATAATTATAATTATTATGTACTAGACGCTCCCACTATTTCTGATTTTCAATTTGATGAAATGATGAAAGAGTTACAAGCACTAGAAGCTGCCCATCCTGAACTGTATGATCCTAATTCTCCCTCTGTAAGAGTGGGTGGGATGATTACCAAGAATTTTGAAACGGTGGTACATGAGCATCGTATGTACTCTCTGGATAATTCGTATTCTAAAGAAGACTTGGAAGATTGGGAAAAGCGAATACTAAAAATTGTAGGTCCTGAAAGTGTTGCATTTACTTGTGAATTAAAATATGATGGCGCCTCCATTAGTCTTACCTATGAAGATGGTAAATTAGTGAAAGGAGTAACGCGGGGCGATGGGTTTCAAGGAGATGATGTAACGAACAATATAAAGACCATCCGAAGTGTTCCTCTTCAGCTTAAAGGGGATTACCCTTCTAAGTTTGATATACGCGGGGAAATTGTCTTGCCTTTTGAAGGGTTTCAGAAAATGAATGAGGAGCGTATTGCTGCAGGAGAAGATCCTTATATGAATCCTAGAAATACAGCCAGTGGAAGTTTAAAACTTCAAGATAGTAGTGAAGTGGCCCGTAGACCTTTGGATTGTCTATTGTATACTATTGTAGGAGAACATACCGGTATAACCACTCAGTATGAAAGTTTAGAAAAGGCTAGATATTGGGGGTTTAAGGTCCCTAAAGAAGCCCGCCTTTGTAAATCTACAGAAGAGGTTATGGAGTTTATTAACTATTGGGATGAACATCGTCATGAGCTTCCGTATGAGACAGATGGAGTTGTGGTTAAGGTTAATTCGATTCAACAACAACAAGAATTAGGATATACCGCTAAATCTCCCCGATGGGCCATGGCGTATAAGTTTAAAGCTGAACGAGTTTCAACAGTGTTAAATAGCATTACCTATCAAGTGGGAAGAAC harbors:
- the prmC gene encoding peptide chain release factor N(5)-glutamine methyltransferase; amino-acid sequence: MRLKEIKQIFHKELEAVYDAMEIDSFFYRLIEQYYDFTRLTLALQPEMSLSKEEEQPLFEALAELKEQKPLQYILKTAYFCGLTFEVTPDTLIPRPETEELVQWIGETVDKNVPLRILDIGTGSGCIAISLAKSLANAEVTAIDISSKALEVAKRNAENNNASVIFIQTDILETTQLSQTYDVIVSNPPYVRMLEKASMKSNVLAYEPHTALFVEDKNPLIFYEAITELAKRYLEEGGWLFFEINQYLGVEMKELLAKHQFKNSSLQKDMYGNDRMIKAQK